From Nitrosopumilus zosterae, the proteins below share one genomic window:
- a CDS encoding arginine--tRNA ligase, with amino-acid sequence MTFKSIIDEIENNLMKILAELSISDVKFTVEPAKSGFGDVSSNVSFLLAKHLKKSPVEIADLLSGKFKNCVNTLVLKSEAHPSGYLNFFADWNKLNQLILSESYLDGFGDVDIGKNSAIVVEHTSVNPNKALHIGHIRNIIIGDCVSRILKKANYRVNVLNYIDDSGLQVADIIVGFKYFGFAEQPPSEKKFDHYCGDDVYVKTTEKYEEDPSLEEIRKNVLKELEDGNSETAKFADKITRKVLADQLETCWNLGVYYDCLNFESQIIRSGLWSKIFEKLKAMSLIEFENNGKNAGCWVIRGEDKEDDKVIVRSNGTATYIAKDIPYAAWKLGLLEDPFNYEKYEKLQPNSRDLWQTTLNKSNLVSQNFSGEKVVTVIDSRQARLQKIITSLMGKFKSVPDAYVHLGYESVTLSSDTAKTLGLDTEGKQAQMSGRKGLYVNADSVYDLLKDKTTEETQKRHPEMDKSEIEKIAHRVSVATLRYEMIKQDLDKIITFDLTKSLSLEGDTAPYIQYTHARASRILEKSNRTPTIDVDFSLLKDKSEIDLIKNIGLFNLQVRDATNNLSPKVIARYCHDLAVAFNSFYEHCKVLELGDEKLENSRLCLVNSFKLTLEKSLDLLGITAPDRM; translated from the coding sequence ATGACATTCAAATCAATCATTGATGAAATTGAAAACAATCTCATGAAGATACTTGCAGAACTTTCAATATCTGATGTAAAATTTACAGTAGAACCTGCAAAATCAGGATTCGGTGATGTAAGTTCAAATGTTTCATTTTTGCTTGCTAAACATCTCAAAAAAAGCCCTGTAGAAATTGCTGATTTATTGTCTGGAAAATTTAAAAATTGTGTCAATACTTTGGTTTTAAAATCAGAGGCGCATCCTTCTGGTTATTTGAATTTCTTTGCAGATTGGAATAAATTAAATCAATTAATTTTATCTGAATCATATCTTGATGGATTCGGTGATGTGGATATTGGAAAGAATTCTGCCATTGTAGTAGAACATACTAGTGTTAATCCTAACAAAGCTCTTCATATTGGACATATAAGAAATATCATAATTGGTGATTGTGTATCTCGAATTTTGAAAAAAGCAAATTACAGAGTCAACGTTCTAAATTATATTGATGACTCTGGTCTTCAAGTTGCAGACATCATAGTTGGTTTCAAATACTTTGGTTTTGCTGAACAACCACCATCTGAAAAAAAATTTGATCATTATTGTGGTGATGATGTTTATGTTAAAACAACTGAAAAATATGAAGAAGATCCTAGTCTTGAAGAAATAAGAAAAAATGTTCTCAAAGAACTAGAAGATGGAAATTCTGAAACTGCAAAATTTGCAGATAAAATCACTCGAAAAGTTTTGGCAGATCAGCTGGAAACTTGCTGGAATTTGGGTGTTTATTACGACTGCCTTAATTTTGAATCTCAGATAATCCGTTCTGGGTTGTGGAGTAAAATTTTTGAAAAACTCAAGGCCATGTCTTTGATCGAATTTGAAAATAATGGCAAGAATGCTGGTTGTTGGGTAATTCGAGGAGAAGACAAAGAAGATGATAAGGTGATTGTGAGAAGTAATGGCACTGCAACCTACATTGCCAAAGATATTCCTTATGCTGCTTGGAAATTGGGGTTGCTAGAGGATCCGTTTAACTATGAAAAATATGAAAAACTACAGCCTAATTCTAGGGATCTTTGGCAAACCACTTTGAATAAAAGCAATCTCGTCTCTCAAAATTTTTCAGGTGAAAAAGTAGTAACTGTAATTGATTCTCGTCAGGCAAGACTGCAAAAAATTATTACCTCTTTGATGGGAAAATTCAAGTCAGTACCAGATGCATATGTTCACCTTGGGTATGAATCCGTGACTCTGAGTTCTGATACTGCAAAGACTCTTGGCTTGGACACTGAAGGAAAACAAGCTCAGATGTCTGGTAGAAAAGGATTGTATGTAAACGCAGATTCTGTTTATGACTTATTAAAAGATAAAACAACTGAGGAAACTCAAAAGCGACATCCTGAAATGGATAAATCTGAAATTGAAAAAATTGCTCATCGTGTTTCAGTTGCCACTTTACGTTATGAAATGATTAAACAAGATTTGGATAAAATCATAACATTTGATTTGACAAAATCTCTTAGCTTAGAAGGTGACACTGCCCCATACATACAATACACTCATGCCAGGGCATCGAGAATTTTGGAGAAATCCAACAGAACTCCTACAATCGATGTTGATTTTTCTTTACTCAAAGACAAATCCGAAATTGACTTGATTAAAAATATAGGTTTATTCAATTTACAAGTTCGTGATGCTACAAATAATTTATCTCCAAAAGTTATTGCAAGATATTGCCATGATTTGGCTGTAGCATTCAATTCTTTTTATGAGCATTGTAAGGTTTTGGAATTAGG
- a CDS encoding phosphoglycolate phosphatase, translating into MKKRTFAVDIDGTITENGGGRIHLDALDALRRLTNMGHTVIFVTGRSSVEGYLLSVFGGTTKIAVGENGGCITLDSNDHILLGNIEECKTALNVMKNSIDNVKEKLVFPRMTEVVLERTFDLDLARKLLSENNIDVELSDSQYAFHINSSGVDKGTGFSKIMEKFSILRDDVIAIGDSATDVPLFRLAKTSVALGNASEIVKSEATMTVSANAGDGVLEALDKLAPRLSEI; encoded by the coding sequence GTGAAAAAAAGAACCTTTGCAGTAGATATTGATGGTACCATAACTGAGAATGGTGGGGGTAGGATTCATTTGGACGCACTTGATGCATTAAGACGATTAACCAATATGGGGCATACTGTGATTTTTGTAACTGGAAGATCATCTGTTGAGGGATATCTGCTATCCGTCTTTGGAGGCACAACAAAAATTGCTGTTGGGGAAAATGGCGGTTGCATTACCCTTGATTCAAACGATCATATTTTGTTAGGCAATATTGAAGAATGTAAAACTGCGTTAAACGTGATGAAAAACAGTATTGACAATGTTAAAGAAAAACTGGTCTTTCCTAGAATGACTGAAGTTGTTTTGGAACGAACATTTGATTTAGACCTTGCTAGAAAGTTACTCTCTGAAAACAATATTGATGTAGAACTTTCTGATAGTCAGTACGCATTTCACATCAATTCCTCTGGTGTTGACAAGGGGACAGGATTTTCCAAAATCATGGAGAAATTTTCAATTCTAAGAGATGATGTGATCGCAATTGGCGATAGTGCAACAGATGTTCCTTTGTTTAGGTTGGCAAAAACAAGTGTTGCGCTTGGAAATGCTTCTGAAATTGTTAAATCTGAGGCTACGATGACTGTGTCTGCTAATGCGGGCGATGGGGTACTTGAGGCATTAGATAAATTAGCACCTAGACTATCTGAGATATAA
- a CDS encoding OBG GTPase family GTP-binding protein, with protein MGIPEKIKAIQDEMAKTQINKATEHHIGLLKAKIAKLKREQEADITKKSGMKQDGFDVRRSGDATVVFIGLPSVGKSTLLNKMTGAKSAVGAFQFTTLTVVPGMMEYRGAKIQVLDLPGIIKGASTGKGLGKRILSVARTADLVLLVLDVFQPFHEDVLINELGNIGIRLNQLPPNITIEKAAMGGIAIAQQVKLTKITEKHLKDILHLYGIVSARVVVREDLTSEQLSDHIAGNISYSKALTILNKIDLVDKEFLKDLKTKIKSDVIEVSANSDINVGLLKEKIYEKLKFIRIYMRPKGGETDFKEPLIAREGDTVEDICNKLHRRLKREFRYGLVWGKSVKFGGQRVGLNHILLDEDILTIIKRR; from the coding sequence TTGGGAATTCCTGAGAAAATTAAAGCCATTCAAGATGAAATGGCAAAAACGCAGATTAACAAAGCTACGGAACATCATATCGGTCTTCTAAAAGCCAAGATTGCAAAGCTGAAAAGAGAGCAAGAAGCAGACATTACCAAAAAATCAGGAATGAAACAGGACGGGTTTGACGTTAGAAGAAGCGGTGATGCAACAGTGGTATTCATCGGATTGCCAAGTGTTGGGAAATCAACACTTCTAAACAAAATGACTGGGGCAAAATCTGCAGTTGGTGCTTTTCAGTTTACAACATTAACAGTGGTTCCAGGTATGATGGAATACAGAGGTGCAAAAATCCAAGTACTAGACCTCCCGGGGATTATCAAGGGAGCATCTACAGGAAAAGGATTAGGAAAAAGAATTTTATCGGTTGCAAGAACAGCTGATTTGGTATTACTTGTATTAGATGTGTTTCAGCCATTTCATGAAGATGTGTTAATTAATGAATTGGGAAACATAGGAATTAGATTAAATCAACTACCTCCAAACATCACAATAGAAAAAGCAGCAATGGGAGGAATTGCAATTGCTCAACAAGTAAAATTAACAAAAATTACAGAAAAACATCTCAAAGATATTTTACATCTTTATGGGATTGTTAGTGCACGAGTTGTTGTAAGAGAAGATCTAACCTCAGAACAATTATCTGATCATATTGCCGGAAATATCAGTTATTCAAAAGCGCTTACAATTTTGAATAAAATTGATCTAGTAGACAAAGAGTTTCTAAAAGATTTGAAAACAAAAATAAAATCAGACGTTATTGAGGTATCAGCAAACTCAGACATCAATGTGGGTTTGCTAAAAGAAAAGATCTATGAGAAACTAAAATTCATCAGAATTTACATGAGGCCAAAAGGAGGAGAGACAGATTTCAAAGAGCCCCTTATTGCCAGAGAAGGAGATACTGTTGAAGATATTTGTAACAAGCTACATCGTAGATTAAAAAGAGAATTCAGATATGGTCTAGTATGGGGTAAAAGTGTCAAGTTTGGAGGACAGAGAGTAGGCTTGAATCATATTTTGTTGGACGAGGATATACTGACAATAATTAAAAGACGTTAG
- a CDS encoding collagen-like protein, whose protein sequence is MSSRPRIEIQGQAPFKQSGVYEVQISITDSKPSDDAIRTKQFSSLWRGNFHLRVKDGMFSEKIGSSDNPLPSSIETLDTIWIVVTDLFSSLHSVFDVPLKKPTTQTHSEIKPENIQNQKIETPKTTVRSSRSSSSSGDKGPTGQPGPPGDKGPMGPPGPPGPVGNKGPDGPQGPPGDKGSTGDKGSQGDKGLSGDKGMTGDKGSTGDKGDKGDKGIVGPPGDKGEKGSTGPLGDKGPTGLKGPIGDKGETGPTGPSGDKGLSGLRGPPGEKGDKGQQGPTGDKGLTGPTGPPGDKGPTGLSGVQGEKGLQGPSGPIGEKGPSGPLGDKGPMGPPGPHGDKGLTGPTGPLGDKGPIGPPGPIGEKGTRGVEGPIGEKGPQGPQGPAGAKGLTGVPGPQGEKGEKGAVGPIGEKGSTGPMGPTGEKGPQGPQGSQGERGTTGPSGEKGPQGPQGIQGPQGERGPTGPIGPIGEQGPVGGQGPVGPAGPRGPPGPPGEKGPSGGMSSEQKALFKDLLEILTNKNVITTEEQIKLMSYLY, encoded by the coding sequence GTGTCATCTCGACCCCGAATAGAAATTCAAGGGCAGGCTCCATTTAAGCAATCAGGTGTCTATGAAGTCCAAATTTCAATCACTGACAGCAAACCTTCTGATGACGCAATACGAACTAAACAATTCTCTTCTTTGTGGAGAGGAAATTTTCATCTTAGAGTAAAAGATGGTATGTTTTCTGAGAAAATTGGCTCATCTGATAATCCATTACCTTCCTCAATTGAAACCCTTGATACTATCTGGATAGTTGTGACTGATCTATTTTCTTCATTACATTCTGTATTTGATGTTCCATTGAAAAAACCTACAACTCAAACACATTCTGAAATTAAACCTGAAAATATTCAAAATCAAAAAATAGAAACGCCAAAAACAACTGTACGATCTTCTAGATCTTCCAGTTCATCTGGTGACAAAGGTCCGACAGGACAGCCGGGTCCTCCGGGTGACAAAGGTCCTATGGGTCCACCTGGTCCACCCGGACCTGTTGGCAATAAAGGACCAGACGGTCCACAAGGTCCTCCGGGTGACAAAGGTTCTACTGGCGACAAAGGATCACAAGGCGACAAAGGCCTTTCTGGCGATAAAGGAATGACTGGCGACAAAGGTTCTACTGGTGATAAAGGCGATAAGGGTGACAAAGGAATTGTTGGTCCTCCGGGCGACAAAGGAGAAAAAGGTTCAACAGGCCCTCTTGGCGACAAAGGTCCTACTGGATTAAAAGGCCCTATTGGTGACAAAGGTGAAACAGGTCCAACAGGTCCATCCGGTGACAAAGGACTATCTGGATTAAGAGGACCTCCTGGAGAAAAAGGCGACAAGGGTCAGCAAGGTCCAACTGGCGACAAAGGATTAACAGGTCCAACAGGTCCACCCGGTGACAAAGGTCCTACTGGTTTATCTGGTGTTCAAGGAGAAAAAGGTCTTCAAGGTCCATCTGGACCAATTGGAGAAAAAGGTCCTTCTGGTCCTCTTGGTGACAAAGGTCCTATGGGTCCACCTGGTCCTCATGGCGACAAAGGATTAACAGGTCCAACAGGCCCTCTTGGTGACAAAGGTCCTATTGGTCCACCTGGACCAATTGGAGAAAAAGGCACTAGGGGTGTTGAAGGACCAATTGGAGAAAAAGGTCCACAAGGTCCACAAGGTCCTGCTGGCGCTAAGGGGCTTACAGGAGTTCCAGGTCCACAAGGAGAAAAAGGAGAAAAAGGTGCTGTAGGACCAATTGGAGAAAAAGGTTCAACGGGTCCTATGGGTCCTACTGGAGAAAAAGGTCCACAAGGTCCACAAGGTTCACAAGGTGAAAGAGGTACAACAGGACCTTCTGGAGAAAAAGGTCCACAAGGTCCACAAGGAATTCAGGGTCCACAAGGTGAACGTGGTCCAACAGGTCCAATTGGTCCAATTGGTGAACAGGGTCCTGTGGGAGGTCAAGGTCCTGTGGGTCCTGCAGGTCCAAGAGGTCCGCCAGGTCCGCCAGGAGAAAAAGGTCCATCAGGTGGAATGTCATCTGAACAAAAAGCACTGTTCAAAGATTTGCTAGAAATTTTGACAAACAAAAATGTCATTACAACTGAAGAGCAAATAAAATTAATGAGTTATCTTTATTGA
- a CDS encoding tetratricopeptide repeat protein: MKKPFGRKSKEIDESNVKKEKVEETSLVDSDYNRKKLFKKGINLMADEKLEDAIVVFEQALRIEPNNIETLMKLGYARFHLEDYGEALKIYDKILDVDVTNPEAWNLKGLVHYEQKNFSKALDSVDKAIETDPTYAMAWYNKACFLSLLNQVPESLEALKRSIEIDVKNARRSIRDKDFSNVRIEEGFKRIQEVVVLESVRQGYHTLGSIVWTTFLDKADAETALRKLLEKGLIVKNEKRDGLSRIPIYDLAPNVAEKLGKEKKGLFGITRKTLPKPVKNLKELSQAIQSVRESIEEEDLEKTIEIFDTFIDPAKSGEQMIENFFDEHREIRLWKIRLKDRGEEYLIENKEKMLVLFGNIEATITKKLRNEISYSADKSQ; encoded by the coding sequence GTGAAGAAACCTTTCGGGCGAAAATCAAAGGAAATTGACGAATCCAATGTAAAAAAGGAGAAAGTGGAAGAGACAAGCCTAGTTGACTCAGACTATAATCGTAAGAAACTATTCAAAAAAGGAATTAATTTGATGGCAGATGAGAAATTAGAAGATGCCATAGTAGTATTTGAACAAGCATTACGAATTGAACCAAACAATATAGAAACTTTGATGAAATTGGGATATGCAAGATTCCATCTAGAAGACTATGGAGAAGCACTGAAAATATATGATAAAATCCTCGATGTGGATGTTACAAATCCAGAAGCTTGGAATCTAAAAGGATTGGTTCATTATGAACAGAAAAATTTTTCAAAAGCACTAGATTCAGTTGATAAAGCAATTGAGACGGATCCAACATATGCAATGGCTTGGTATAACAAAGCCTGTTTCTTATCATTGCTAAATCAAGTACCAGAGTCATTGGAAGCTTTGAAACGTTCAATTGAAATCGATGTAAAGAATGCAAGGAGATCAATTAGAGACAAAGATTTCTCCAATGTCAGAATCGAAGAAGGATTCAAAAGAATTCAAGAAGTCGTAGTTTTAGAATCGGTCAGACAAGGATACCACACATTAGGTTCAATTGTATGGACAACGTTTCTAGACAAAGCAGATGCAGAAACGGCATTAAGAAAATTATTAGAAAAAGGATTAATTGTAAAGAATGAAAAACGTGACGGTCTTAGTAGAATTCCAATTTATGATCTTGCACCAAACGTTGCAGAAAAATTGGGAAAAGAAAAGAAAGGATTGTTCGGGATTACAAGAAAAACATTACCAAAACCAGTAAAGAATTTGAAAGAATTAAGTCAAGCAATTCAATCAGTTAGAGAATCAATAGAAGAAGAAGATTTAGAGAAGACAATTGAAATTTTTGACACGTTCATAGATCCTGCAAAATCAGGCGAACAGATGATAGAGAATTTCTTTGACGAACATAGGGAAATCAGATTATGGAAGATCAGACTAAAGGATAGAGGCGAAGAATATCTAATTGAAAATAAAGAAAAGATGTTAGTATTATTTGGAAATATTGAAGCAACAATTACTAAGAAACTCAGAAACGAAATTAGCTATTCAGCAGACAAATCCCAATAA
- a CDS encoding sulfurtransferase has product MTESGKITTDIDSLRSEIRDKSVRVIDVRREGDYKQDHIPTAVNLPLSNLLSDDSPERVLKLVNSMGIDDETPVVVYDDTFGALASRVAWTLEYLGHSDVTLLETTYSHWKSLGLENDSQTPEIQNKEHSMHLRPEILATSDYLESVKTRDDVILIDNRERLNFLEQHIPGAISLPYRTLASNDKILRSKDDMKRLLDNRGITGDSEIITYCGSVGTLSGLAYYALKSAGLGNAKLYVRSFKEWKSLQKPTEKQEDASYWDLSAE; this is encoded by the coding sequence TTGACAGAATCAGGTAAAATTACTACTGATATTGATTCTTTACGTTCTGAAATAAGAGACAAAAGTGTTCGAGTCATCGATGTTAGACGAGAAGGTGATTACAAACAAGATCATATTCCAACAGCTGTTAACTTGCCACTGTCCAATCTTTTGTCCGATGATAGTCCTGAACGTGTTTTAAAACTTGTAAACTCTATGGGCATTGACGATGAAACTCCAGTTGTAGTGTATGATGACACATTCGGTGCATTAGCATCTCGTGTTGCATGGACATTGGAATATCTTGGACATTCTGATGTTACCTTACTTGAAACCACCTATAGTCATTGGAAATCACTTGGTTTGGAAAATGATTCACAAACTCCTGAAATTCAAAATAAGGAACATTCTATGCATTTGCGACCTGAAATTTTGGCAACTTCTGATTATCTGGAAAGTGTAAAAACACGAGATGATGTGATCCTAATTGATAATAGGGAGAGATTGAATTTTCTTGAACAGCATATTCCTGGAGCTATTAGCCTTCCGTACAGAACCCTTGCTAGCAATGATAAAATTTTACGCTCAAAAGATGACATGAAAAGGCTACTGGATAATCGTGGAATAACTGGTGATTCTGAAATCATCACTTATTGTGGAAGTGTAGGTACTCTTTCTGGACTGGCGTATTATGCCTTAAAATCTGCAGGACTTGGTAATGCAAAACTATATGTTCGCTCATTTAAGGAATGGAAAAGTCTTCAGAAACCCACTGAAAAACAAGAAGATGCAAGTTATTGGGATTTGTCTGCTGAATAG
- a CDS encoding nitrite/sulfite reductase yields the protein MTTPDLKQAPADSVKPKINWARIEEADNFAKTVKLFRQGKYDEDSFRRFRLQHGAYGTRMTSDYAMVRIKLPAGEIYPHQFEKISQLSEQYSIGSAHFSTRENIQLHWVILEDVSEIFRGLAEVGLTSREACGNSVRNVMCSPLSGVCPDEEFDSTPYALATARFFLRNPMAQNLPRKFKFNFTCCEKHGMVRMVDVGLIPQIREIDGSSQRGFKIFLGGGLGNKSYVGHQLEEFTSDEDLLYTSIAVMRIFDRLGDRKNLARNRMRYLVNDMGWEKFQNLVFKERAIVRATQSIVTQLDVDITPDEIKRPIRISDESGGTTPDGYARWLKTNTVKQKQSDYRSVFITLEAGDITANQLRALSDLIRDFSSEGKARCGFVQNVALRYVLEDDLPRLYSKLLEVGLAKSGALTMTAPIGCSGTTSCNLALTNSHRLAKEIQRKFLELKLDEDDDLNDSSIKISGCPNSCGQHGIATIGFFGGGARVGKDMYPNYQMSLGGRSDGDTMLGEICLRIPAKRVIPIILKIIELFKEKKKPGDTLKSWIHRVVNGNEDSDIKSINDIKKVLEPLIIPPTKDDDPDFYLDYGSDTSYHTKTGKGECAA from the coding sequence TTGACAACACCTGATCTTAAACAAGCTCCCGCTGATTCTGTAAAGCCTAAAATCAATTGGGCTAGAATCGAAGAAGCTGATAATTTTGCTAAAACTGTAAAACTATTCCGTCAAGGAAAATATGATGAAGATAGTTTTAGAAGATTTAGGCTTCAACATGGTGCATATGGAACCAGAATGACCAGTGACTATGCAATGGTTAGGATCAAACTTCCTGCTGGAGAAATCTATCCGCACCAATTTGAAAAAATATCTCAACTCAGTGAACAATATTCCATTGGAAGTGCGCATTTTTCTACTAGAGAAAATATTCAATTACATTGGGTAATACTTGAAGATGTATCTGAAATCTTTAGAGGTCTTGCTGAAGTAGGCCTGACTTCTAGAGAGGCATGTGGAAATTCAGTACGTAATGTAATGTGTAGCCCGTTATCTGGTGTTTGTCCTGATGAAGAATTTGATTCAACGCCTTACGCACTTGCAACTGCACGATTCTTCTTAAGAAATCCTATGGCCCAAAACCTTCCACGTAAATTCAAATTCAATTTTACATGTTGTGAGAAACATGGAATGGTACGAATGGTTGATGTTGGTCTTATTCCACAAATTAGAGAGATTGATGGTTCTTCTCAAAGAGGCTTCAAAATTTTCCTTGGTGGTGGATTGGGCAATAAATCTTATGTTGGACATCAATTAGAAGAATTTACTTCCGACGAGGATTTGCTTTACACTTCAATTGCAGTAATGAGGATATTTGATAGATTAGGTGATAGAAAAAATCTTGCAAGAAATAGAATGAGATATCTTGTAAATGATATGGGTTGGGAGAAATTCCAAAACCTTGTATTCAAAGAAAGAGCAATTGTAAGGGCTACACAATCAATTGTGACGCAACTTGATGTTGACATTACTCCTGATGAAATAAAAAGACCAATCAGAATTTCCGATGAAAGTGGTGGAACAACTCCTGATGGTTATGCACGATGGCTTAAAACAAATACTGTAAAACAAAAACAGTCTGACTATCGTTCTGTGTTTATCACTCTTGAAGCTGGTGATATCACTGCAAATCAATTACGTGCATTAAGTGATCTCATTCGTGACTTTTCGTCTGAAGGTAAGGCTCGTTGTGGATTTGTGCAAAATGTTGCATTACGCTATGTATTGGAGGATGATTTGCCACGATTGTACTCTAAACTACTTGAAGTGGGGTTGGCAAAATCTGGTGCATTGACCATGACTGCTCCTATAGGCTGTTCTGGAACCACTTCCTGTAATTTGGCATTAACAAACTCTCATAGACTTGCAAAAGAAATCCAAAGAAAATTCCTAGAATTGAAGCTAGATGAAGATGATGATCTAAATGATTCTTCTATTAAGATAAGTGGCTGTCCAAATTCATGTGGCCAGCATGGAATTGCAACCATTGGTTTCTTTGGAGGGGGAGCACGTGTTGGCAAAGATATGTATCCGAATTACCAGATGTCATTAGGCGGTCGTTCAGATGGTGATACTATGCTCGGTGAAATATGTCTCAGAATTCCTGCAAAACGAGTAATCCCTATCATTTTGAAAATAATTGAACTCTTCAAAGAAAAGAAAAAACCTGGTGACACTTTAAAATCATGGATTCATAGAGTTGTAAATGGAAATGAGGATTCTGATATAAAATCAATAAACGACATCAAAAAAGTTTTGGAACCATTAATCATCCCTCCTACGAAAGACGATGATCCTGATTTCTATCTTGATTATGGTAGTGATACTAGCTATCATACAAAAACTGGAAAGGGTGAATGTGCTGCTTGA
- a CDS encoding sulfide-dependent adenosine diphosphate thiazole synthase → MQEATVAEQSNKIFTDVREVEITRAIANEFHDVLIDRADSDVIIIGAGPAGLTASRELSNMGFKVLVIEQNNYLGGGYWLGGYMMNPVTVREPAQKFWDELGIPYKKVADGLYLTPGPHAVSKLIAAACDAGVKFLQLTKFDDLVLKNGRVTGIVVNWMPVSALPRNITCVDPVALEAKIIIDASGHDSVAVKRLVDRGLAKWKGMEPMHVNDGEEHVVHKTGEVYPGLVAAGMSVTETHGLARMGPTFGSMLYSGKKAAEITAAKIKELER, encoded by the coding sequence ATGCAAGAGGCAACAGTTGCAGAGCAATCAAATAAAATTTTTACAGATGTACGTGAGGTTGAAATCACACGTGCAATAGCAAATGAATTTCATGACGTGTTAATTGACAGAGCAGATTCAGATGTGATAATTATTGGAGCTGGTCCAGCAGGGTTAACAGCAAGCAGGGAACTTTCAAACATGGGCTTCAAAGTTCTTGTAATTGAGCAAAATAACTATCTAGGAGGAGGTTATTGGTTAGGAGGCTATATGATGAATCCAGTAACAGTCAGAGAACCAGCACAAAAGTTTTGGGATGAATTAGGAATACCATACAAAAAAGTTGCAGATGGGCTATACTTAACCCCAGGACCACACGCAGTATCAAAATTAATTGCTGCAGCATGTGATGCAGGAGTAAAATTCCTTCAACTCACAAAGTTTGATGATTTAGTATTGAAAAATGGCAGAGTGACAGGAATTGTTGTGAATTGGATGCCAGTTTCAGCATTGCCACGAAATATTACTTGTGTAGATCCAGTTGCATTAGAAGCAAAAATAATCATCGATGCATCAGGACATGATTCAGTTGCAGTGAAAAGACTCGTAGATAGAGGACTAGCAAAATGGAAAGGAATGGAGCCAATGCATGTCAACGATGGAGAAGAGCACGTAGTTCACAAAACGGGGGAAGTTTATCCAGGATTAGTTGCAGCGGGAATGTCAGTTACAGAAACACATGGACTAGCAAGAATGGGACCAACGTTTGGTTCGATGCTATACTCTGGAAAGAAAGCAGCTGAAATTACAGCAGCAAAAATCAAAGAGCTAGAAAGATAA
- a CDS encoding Fic family protein, with translation MVSVVSRRKNGKRYYSLKHTTGNKQKEKYLGLRIPKNIEEIKKEFLLKFYHEQWDMQISAIAKNYQKETKSKPPSIKQKDFESFGISFTYNTQRMEGSSLTEADTRDLLVHGVTPTKKSQIDSIETKKHYDLFMKLVTSKNTKITKKTVMGWHKEIFDQTKIGEAGSIRTYRVGVITNDKIEFAPAHKIPERLDAFFKWLNKSKTTNFVELAALAHYYFVSIHPFGDGNGRISRLIMNYILFIHRCPFMQIKNNDRHTYFKALEKSQIKRDEIHFLKWFMRYYIKSNRNHLE, from the coding sequence GTGGTTTCTGTCGTTTCAAGGAGGAAAAATGGAAAAAGATACTATTCCCTAAAGCACACCACTGGGAACAAGCAGAAAGAAAAGTATCTGGGATTGAGAATTCCAAAAAACATCGAGGAAATAAAAAAAGAGTTTCTGCTGAAATTTTATCATGAGCAATGGGATATGCAGATAAGTGCAATAGCAAAAAATTATCAAAAAGAAACAAAAAGCAAACCTCCGTCAATAAAACAAAAAGACTTTGAGAGTTTTGGAATATCGTTTACATACAACACACAGAGAATGGAGGGTTCAAGTCTAACTGAGGCAGACACTAGGGACTTGCTGGTACACGGAGTAACACCTACCAAAAAATCCCAGATTGACAGCATAGAGACAAAAAAACACTATGATCTGTTTATGAAGCTTGTAACATCAAAGAATACAAAAATTACAAAGAAGACTGTGATGGGTTGGCACAAAGAAATTTTTGATCAGACAAAAATCGGCGAGGCAGGGAGCATCAGAACATATCGTGTAGGCGTAATTACAAATGACAAGATAGAGTTTGCCCCAGCACACAAAATTCCAGAAAGACTGGATGCATTTTTCAAATGGCTAAACAAAAGTAAAACAACAAACTTTGTCGAACTTGCAGCACTTGCTCATTATTACTTTGTATCCATCCATCCATTTGGAGATGGAAATGGAAGAATCTCAAGATTGATTATGAACTACATCCTGTTTATCCACAGATGCCCGTTTATGCAGATTAAAAACAATGACAGACACACATACTTTAAGGCATTAGAGAAATCTCAGATTAAAAGAGATGAAATTCATTTTCTAAAGTGGTTTATGAGATATTACATTAAATCAAACAGAAACCATCTGGAATAA